One window of the Brevinema andersonii genome contains the following:
- a CDS encoding CCA tRNA nucleotidyltransferase, producing MQKLFPQAIPDDILFISNILNHQGFELKLVGGAVRDALRNQKNIDFDLATSASPDQVKAVFKPIKNCFIVPTGLAHGTVTLVLNNKHYEITTYRLDGFYSDSRHPDHVKFTHSIEEDLSRRDFTINAISADPITKMIHDPFHGREDIKNKIIRTVGDPMERFREDALRMIRACRFAATLGFSIEENTFAAIKALSQNITAVSHERIRDELLKMLCSDQPSIGLEAMRTSDLLKYILPELLEGYGVEQNEFHRYDVYTHNCKTCDLIRSDDPITKFAALLHDVGKPRAKNFALKIGNGNVFYNHEIIGAKMTDKIMKRLKFSNEQREKAVLLVEMHMFYYTKDWTDGAIRRFLRRFDGDQAFLRELFFLREADRLGSGTKKQSPHIFQEFKKRIDQILEEDAALKISDLHINGNILIEEFNLQPSPLIGEILRHLLELVLDDPTLNNKHDLHEQIRTYLRKTEVQ from the coding sequence GTGCAAAAACTGTTTCCTCAAGCGATTCCTGACGACATCTTATTTATTTCCAATATCTTAAATCACCAAGGTTTCGAACTGAAACTAGTAGGCGGTGCGGTGCGAGATGCTTTAAGAAACCAAAAAAATATTGATTTCGATCTGGCAACTTCGGCCTCTCCTGATCAGGTTAAAGCAGTTTTTAAACCGATTAAAAACTGCTTTATTGTTCCCACAGGTCTAGCACATGGCACTGTGACTCTTGTTTTAAATAACAAGCACTATGAAATAACCACATACCGTTTGGATGGTTTTTATTCGGACAGCCGGCATCCTGATCATGTTAAATTTACCCATTCTATTGAAGAAGATTTGTCACGACGTGATTTTACGATCAACGCGATCTCTGCAGATCCTATCACAAAAATGATTCATGATCCGTTTCATGGCAGAGAAGATATCAAAAATAAAATTATCCGCACAGTCGGTGATCCCATGGAACGATTCCGTGAAGACGCGTTACGCATGATTCGAGCATGCCGATTTGCTGCTACACTTGGATTTTCTATAGAGGAAAATACTTTTGCTGCCATTAAAGCACTATCACAAAATATTACAGCTGTTTCTCATGAAAGAATCCGCGATGAACTGTTAAAAATGTTGTGCTCTGACCAGCCTTCGATAGGCCTCGAAGCTATGCGTACGAGCGATCTTTTGAAATATATTCTTCCGGAGCTCTTAGAAGGTTACGGAGTAGAACAAAATGAATTTCATCGTTATGATGTTTATACCCATAACTGTAAAACATGTGATCTTATTCGTTCTGATGATCCTATTACTAAATTTGCGGCATTATTACACGATGTGGGTAAGCCACGGGCAAAAAATTTCGCACTCAAGATTGGCAATGGGAATGTTTTTTATAATCATGAAATTATTGGCGCAAAAATGACCGATAAAATCATGAAACGGTTGAAATTTTCCAACGAACAACGCGAAAAAGCAGTACTTTTAGTGGAAATGCATATGTTTTACTACACAAAAGACTGGACAGATGGTGCAATCCGGAGATTTTTAAGGCGGTTTGATGGAGATCAGGCTTTCTTGCGCGAGTTGTTTTTTCTACGTGAAGCAGATCGTTTAGGCAGTGGCACCAAAAAACAAAGTCCTCATATTTTTCAAGAGTTCAAAAAACGAATTGATCAAATTCTCGAGGAAGATGCCGCTTTAAAAATCAGCGACCTCCATATAAACGGCAATATATTGATAGAAGAATTCAATTTGCAGCCATCACCTCTAATTGGTGAAATACTTAGGCATCTACTGGAACTGGTACTTGATGATCCTACATTAAACAACAAACACGATCTTCATGAACAAATACGTACTTATTTGCGTAAGACAGAAGTCCAATAA
- a CDS encoding DUF3536 domain-containing protein produces MKKNFFILHGHFYQPPRENPWSGYVDRQISAYPYNDWNTKINTECYAACTRTPVLEGEEVLMTVNCYEYLSFNFGPTLLAWMQNLDADPQTLKRIIEADKISVSRNYGHGNAIAQVYNHMIMPLASERDQYTQALWGLTDFKRRFGRDSEGLWLGETAINEITAAILVDCGVKFVILSPFQAAAEANPGGQRIDVEGGKISANRPYILNTKNGSLAVFFYDAQLASGISFGNLLSDSNNLLAAVRSAFAAQDSEVRLVHTATDGEVYGHHKPYGNMALARLVYDIISETDPEFVFTNYGRFLADNPPTVECFLLPGKDGLGTAWSCAHGVGRWHEDCGCHTGGLDSWNQKWRTPLREAFDYLRDEIQKIIAFKLDGLVQDVWQARNDFAIPFMSNDPQDYEVFFAKHQVKTLSEQERFFVIKMMEALHYAMLMYTSCGWFFSDISGIETIQDLLYAQRAYEFVQDFLDPAVYETFLNILDKGMSNVVGQGTGKQVLLSSVKESRLDFATLKQYVCWYALREGFQDVQTVTNEFSVAQVWADPNHDRYVFKFFNYMGLNIHTAFCLMSKGSDWSGHLCWIDLDENDSHDFDENFWSQAETWNVSQLSTLPLLLRIRFIARSIHYEMIRGYRHKRAEGTLSLDAVWGAENLLLPYEKRVLVFHYAMRVHQFALDLAYDDRDYFLDVFLREAVLLKKSADSLQEAALYLEPVVIALEVFLQSALKQKSAEMLKDGRIIFWGIKDSVSAQYMDKFRDLIYEYHKSTIFSINNPLFLMEFKSLMEDLGFANSSINI; encoded by the coding sequence ATGAAAAAAAACTTTTTTATTTTGCACGGGCATTTTTATCAGCCGCCACGTGAAAATCCCTGGTCAGGCTATGTAGACCGGCAAATTTCTGCCTATCCTTACAACGACTGGAATACTAAAATTAATACGGAATGTTATGCAGCTTGTACTCGCACTCCGGTTTTGGAGGGCGAAGAAGTCTTGATGACAGTGAATTGCTATGAGTATTTGTCGTTCAACTTTGGACCAACTCTGCTTGCATGGATGCAGAATTTAGATGCTGACCCGCAAACCCTTAAGCGCATCATTGAAGCTGATAAGATTTCTGTCAGTAGAAATTATGGTCACGGTAACGCAATTGCCCAGGTATATAATCATATGATTATGCCGCTGGCCAGCGAAAGAGATCAATATACACAAGCATTGTGGGGGTTGACTGACTTCAAACGCCGCTTTGGGCGCGACTCCGAAGGCTTGTGGCTGGGCGAAACTGCTATCAATGAAATTACCGCTGCAATTTTAGTAGATTGTGGGGTTAAGTTTGTGATTTTGTCTCCATTTCAAGCCGCTGCAGAAGCCAATCCCGGAGGCCAACGTATTGATGTCGAAGGAGGTAAAATCAGTGCTAATCGTCCTTACATCCTCAATACTAAAAATGGGTCATTGGCTGTATTTTTTTATGATGCTCAGCTTGCATCGGGGATTAGTTTCGGGAATTTGCTGAGCGATTCTAATAATCTTTTGGCTGCGGTCCGAAGCGCTTTTGCTGCTCAGGATTCTGAAGTTAGACTTGTTCATACGGCAACTGACGGTGAAGTTTACGGCCATCACAAGCCTTACGGTAATATGGCATTAGCACGCCTTGTTTATGATATTATCTCAGAGACTGATCCGGAGTTTGTGTTTACCAATTACGGCCGTTTTCTTGCAGACAATCCTCCTACTGTCGAATGTTTTCTGCTTCCCGGAAAAGACGGACTTGGTACCGCGTGGAGCTGTGCCCATGGGGTAGGGCGCTGGCATGAAGATTGTGGCTGTCATACCGGAGGTCTTGACTCGTGGAATCAAAAATGGCGTACTCCCCTTAGGGAAGCATTTGATTATTTACGTGACGAAATCCAAAAAATTATTGCATTCAAGCTTGACGGGCTGGTTCAGGACGTTTGGCAGGCGCGCAATGATTTTGCTATACCGTTCATGAGTAATGATCCTCAAGATTATGAAGTGTTTTTTGCCAAGCATCAAGTAAAAACACTCTCCGAACAAGAACGATTTTTCGTTATTAAAATGATGGAAGCGCTGCATTATGCAATGCTTATGTATACAAGTTGTGGCTGGTTTTTTTCGGATATTTCAGGCATTGAGACTATCCAAGATTTGCTTTATGCTCAGCGCGCTTATGAATTTGTTCAGGATTTTCTCGACCCTGCTGTTTATGAAACATTCCTGAATATTTTGGATAAAGGTATGAGTAACGTTGTAGGTCAAGGCACTGGAAAACAGGTTCTCTTGAGTTCTGTGAAAGAGTCGCGTCTTGATTTTGCAACTCTTAAACAATATGTCTGCTGGTATGCACTTAGGGAGGGGTTTCAGGATGTTCAAACCGTGACTAATGAATTTTCCGTTGCTCAAGTATGGGCTGATCCCAATCATGACCGTTATGTATTTAAATTTTTTAATTATATGGGGTTAAATATTCATACGGCATTCTGCCTGATGTCAAAGGGCTCAGATTGGAGCGGACATCTTTGTTGGATTGATCTTGATGAAAATGATTCTCATGATTTCGATGAAAATTTTTGGAGTCAAGCAGAAACTTGGAATGTATCACAGTTATCGACATTACCACTGCTGCTACGCATAAGATTCATTGCACGTAGTATTCATTATGAAATGATCCGCGGTTACCGCCATAAACGCGCAGAAGGGACTTTGTCTCTTGATGCAGTTTGGGGAGCAGAAAATCTTTTGCTACCTTATGAAAAAAGGGTTTTAGTATTTCATTATGCAATGCGTGTGCATCAATTTGCATTAGATCTGGCGTATGACGACAGGGACTATTTTTTGGATGTGTTTTTACGGGAAGCTGTGCTCCTTAAAAAAAGTGCCGATTCGCTTCAAGAAGCAGCTTTGTATCTTGAGCCTGTTGTGATTGCACTGGAAGTTTTTTTACAGAGTGCCCTCAAACAGAAAAGCGCTGAAATGCTGAAAGACGGCCGGATTATTTTCTGGGGAATCAAGGATTCTGTCAGCGCGCAGTATATGGATAAATTTAGAGATTTGATCTATGAATACCATAAATCGACAATATTTTCTATTAATAATCCACTGTTTCTTATGGAGTTCAAAAGTCTTATGGAGGATTTAGGGTTTGCTAATAGCTCGATAAATATCTAA
- a CDS encoding ABC transporter permease: MKKYIFKRMLMLIPVLLGISFVVFSIMSLTPGDPAQLILGESASEEAIHAKRQELGLNDPFIVQYFRYVSRIAVGDFGRSYSTNLPVWTEIWSRFPNTLVLTISSVFLAIFIGIPIGIFTAVRQYSLWDSGIMLLTLLAVSMPVFWFGLMLILLFSLRWELLPAVGQPSFSWHGFKSIILPTVSLGTSTAAVITRMTRSSMLDVVRQDYIRTARAKGVSEKNVIYKHAFRNALIPVLTVIGIQFGTLLGGAILTESVFSWPGIGRLLVEAIRQKDTPRVMGVVIFLAAAFSVVNLVVDILYAYADPRIKSRYK, from the coding sequence ATGAAAAAATATATTTTTAAACGTATGTTAATGCTTATTCCAGTACTTTTAGGAATTTCATTTGTTGTATTTTCGATAATGTCCCTGACACCTGGCGATCCAGCTCAACTTATTTTAGGTGAAAGTGCTTCTGAAGAAGCTATCCATGCAAAACGTCAGGAATTGGGATTAAATGATCCTTTTATTGTGCAGTATTTTCGTTATGTATCACGGATAGCAGTTGGTGATTTTGGGCGTTCATATTCAACCAATCTCCCAGTTTGGACAGAAATTTGGTCACGTTTTCCTAATACTCTGGTTTTAACTATTTCCAGTGTCTTTTTAGCGATATTTATTGGAATACCGATTGGTATTTTTACAGCAGTACGTCAATATTCCTTGTGGGATAGTGGGATTATGCTTCTAACCCTTCTAGCAGTTTCTATGCCTGTTTTTTGGTTTGGTTTAATGTTAATTTTGTTGTTTTCGCTCCGTTGGGAACTTCTGCCTGCAGTAGGGCAACCCTCTTTTTCTTGGCACGGATTCAAATCAATCATTCTGCCAACTGTGAGTTTGGGCACCAGTACTGCTGCTGTCATTACGCGGATGACCCGTTCTTCTATGCTGGATGTAGTTCGGCAGGACTATATACGAACAGCTCGTGCTAAAGGAGTCAGCGAGAAAAACGTGATTTATAAACATGCATTCAGAAATGCTTTAATACCTGTGTTGACTGTTATAGGTATTCAGTTTGGCACTCTGCTAGGCGGTGCAATTCTCACTGAAAGCGTTTTTTCTTGGCCTGGAATCGGCCGCTTGTTGGTTGAAGCCATTCGGCAGAAAGATACCCCCCGCGTTATGGGTGTTGTGATCTTTTTAGCAGCAGCTTTTAGTGTTGTTAATTTAGTAGTAGATATTCTTTATGCTTATGCAGATCCCCGTATTAAATCTCGTTATAAATAA
- a CDS encoding co-chaperone GroES has protein sequence MKIKPLGSRILVQIKEGEEKTSGGLYIPATAQEKTNTGIVVALGDKDVTVKEGQEVIFDKYAGTQIRLDDKDHLLLDMDNVLAVIE, from the coding sequence ATGAAAATCAAACCACTCGGCAGTCGCATTTTGGTGCAAATAAAGGAAGGGGAAGAAAAAACTTCTGGTGGTCTCTATATTCCTGCAACAGCTCAAGAAAAAACTAATACTGGCATTGTGGTTGCGTTAGGAGATAAAGATGTTACAGTTAAAGAAGGACAAGAAGTTATTTTCGATAAGTATGCTGGAACTCAAATTAGATTAGATGACAAAGACCATTTATTACTTGATATGGATAATGTTTTAGCAGTTATAGAATAA
- a CDS encoding tetratricopeptide repeat protein, which translates to MDRNLNEEMEELLNRCAETGDYNKAADELLIYLEKMPDNPLICFYLGLVLVRLKNYQSGIRYLEQAKNAKLDPGQKLRCLVFLGKAYADVKAYSKAERAFREALQTGVPEPGAYSALGVVFYERSMVNQAIDALKKALEIDPNYPGALNNLGYILIETKKDISEGIRLCTQAVQLDPNNPAYRDSLGKALMDNGFYEEAKTELEKAFELSPDNEIVAGHLYELKKLTEGV; encoded by the coding sequence ATGGATCGAAATTTGAATGAAGAAATGGAAGAACTGCTCAACCGGTGCGCTGAAACAGGTGACTATAATAAGGCTGCGGATGAATTATTGATATATCTGGAGAAGATGCCTGATAATCCGTTAATTTGTTTTTATTTGGGTCTAGTTTTGGTGCGTTTGAAAAATTATCAGAGTGGTATTCGTTATCTTGAACAGGCTAAAAATGCGAAATTGGATCCTGGTCAGAAGTTACGTTGTTTAGTTTTTTTGGGAAAAGCTTATGCTGATGTGAAAGCATACAGTAAGGCTGAGCGAGCTTTTCGTGAAGCTCTGCAGACAGGAGTGCCCGAACCTGGCGCTTATTCGGCGTTGGGTGTGGTGTTCTACGAACGTAGTATGGTAAATCAAGCGATTGATGCTCTTAAGAAAGCTCTCGAAATTGATCCGAATTATCCTGGAGCATTGAATAATTTAGGTTATATTCTCATTGAAACCAAAAAAGATATTTCTGAGGGCATTCGCCTTTGCACTCAAGCAGTACAGCTTGATCCCAATAATCCGGCATATAGAGACAGCTTGGGGAAAGCTTTGATGGATAACGGTTTTTATGAAGAAGCAAAAACTGAGTTGGAAAAAGCATTTGAATTGTCTCCCGATAATGAAATTGTAGCCGGACACCTTTACGAATTAAAGAAATTGACGGAGGGAGTATGA
- a CDS encoding YdcF family protein, with product MRLMMKVVFSIACILCILFGILMASLLFYAPSGQDIPSDAALITILGAGYHKDGYPVPALEQRLLKGISLWERMPAKSESLLLISGRREEVSIMHSFLENKGIPSHRIISHIYGTNTRATVLHAKSLLKGDKKYPVFISQAYHLPRIQFYTFVYGMPNARFIAANRIPLPMAEMMPLVFRESVAIFIFPFIYFWNQGESL from the coding sequence ATGCGTCTTATGATGAAAGTTGTATTTTCTATTGCTTGCATTTTGTGTATACTTTTTGGCATTCTTATGGCATCACTACTATTTTATGCGCCTTCTGGACAAGATATTCCTTCAGATGCAGCGCTTATTACTATTTTAGGAGCTGGCTATCATAAAGATGGATATCCTGTGCCTGCTTTAGAGCAGCGCCTTCTGAAAGGCATTTCTTTATGGGAGCGCATGCCTGCAAAATCTGAATCATTATTACTCATAAGCGGGCGTAGAGAAGAAGTATCTATTATGCATAGCTTTTTAGAAAACAAAGGTATACCTTCTCACCGCATTATTTCGCATATATATGGAACAAATACCCGTGCCACGGTACTGCATGCTAAATCCTTATTAAAAGGAGATAAAAAGTATCCTGTGTTTATTTCCCAAGCATATCATCTGCCACGCATACAATTTTATACTTTTGTTTATGGTATGCCGAATGCTCGTTTTATAGCAGCAAACCGTATTCCTCTTCCTATGGCAGAAATGATGCCTTTAGTTTTTAGAGAATCTGTTGCTATTTTTATATTTCCTTTTATTTATTTTTGGAATCAAGGCGAATCTTTATAA
- a CDS encoding tetratricopeptide repeat protein — protein sequence MRADFSADINLAKHLSIQKKYKEARKKYMELLGQIGNMNCMQQVMIFAGLGHISRIKLLFSEAVEYFEKALKLEPKNRFALNGIANSYRGLKNHSREIHWWKQLLSYHPHDFLAMNRLADAYRHKNDNDQAEILYLQSLELKHNNKFALMGLGDLYFKQKKYNLTLKYWEKLLILHPEFINIMTMVANIYRMRKNFTDALYYYKKAYEIAPSNNYVLFGIADTLRGQLLYRDSIAYWEQCFSNNKNDTRVLTRLGDMYMQCAMIEEAEKVYIRAWEQNKDKYGYLGLIKFEAFQKNYQKVIEMIQKMLKTSETENRVVAIIVEILFSIGHKDKIYNLLSPYVDLKDIGMFSRLMVQDMVNFRNNTDTIGNIIDE from the coding sequence ATGAGAGCAGATTTTTCAGCAGATATCAATTTGGCAAAGCATTTATCTATTCAAAAAAAATATAAAGAAGCACGTAAAAAATATATGGAATTGCTCGGCCAAATTGGAAATATGAACTGTATGCAGCAAGTAATGATTTTTGCTGGCCTGGGTCATATTTCTAGGATCAAATTGCTGTTCTCAGAAGCCGTGGAATATTTTGAAAAAGCTCTCAAACTAGAACCTAAAAACCGGTTTGCTCTCAATGGGATCGCAAATAGTTATCGAGGCTTGAAAAATCATTCCCGGGAAATACACTGGTGGAAGCAACTTTTGAGCTATCATCCTCATGATTTTTTAGCTATGAATCGTTTAGCAGACGCGTATCGCCATAAAAATGATAACGATCAAGCTGAAATATTATATTTACAGTCTCTTGAGTTAAAACATAATAATAAATTTGCATTAATGGGGCTAGGTGATTTATATTTTAAGCAGAAAAAGTATAATCTGACTCTGAAATATTGGGAAAAACTGCTAATACTACATCCTGAGTTTATCAATATTATGACGATGGTAGCTAATATTTACCGTATGCGGAAAAATTTTACTGATGCGTTGTACTACTACAAAAAAGCTTATGAAATTGCACCTTCTAATAATTATGTATTATTTGGGATTGCAGATACGTTGCGCGGACAACTTTTGTATCGAGATTCCATTGCGTATTGGGAGCAGTGCTTTAGCAACAATAAAAATGATACCCGTGTTTTGACCCGCTTAGGAGATATGTATATGCAGTGTGCTATGATAGAAGAAGCGGAAAAGGTGTATATCAGAGCCTGGGAACAAAATAAAGATAAATACGGCTATCTTGGGCTAATAAAATTTGAAGCTTTCCAGAAAAATTACCAAAAAGTAATAGAAATGATACAAAAAATGTTAAAAACTTCAGAGACTGAGAATCGTGTGGTGGCGATTATTGTGGAAATTTTGTTTTCTATAGGACATAAAGATAAAATATATAATCTTTTGTCTCCTTATGTTGATTTAAAAGATATAGGGATGTTTTCGAGGCTGATGGTTCAAGATATGGTAAATTTTAGAAATAATACGGATACAATAGGTAATATAATAGATGAATAA
- a CDS encoding CarD family transcriptional regulator — protein sequence MFEKGLSVFYPFHGAGQIIDIEEKEILGEKREYLIIEFPLTHTKVMLPTNNLDATGLRPLATEKMIKQSFEILASEGNVNTFDWKQRYKLHTEMIKSGKIIDIAEVIRNLHRRHMVKELSSTEKKLFNDALDMLSGEVAVVLSKDPEDIRQEIENILVKYTPSLE from the coding sequence ATGTTTGAAAAAGGTTTGTCCGTATTTTACCCGTTTCATGGAGCAGGTCAAATCATTGACATAGAAGAGAAGGAAATTCTTGGCGAAAAACGTGAATACTTGATTATTGAATTTCCTTTAACGCACACGAAAGTCATGTTGCCTACTAATAATCTGGATGCTACAGGACTTCGTCCCCTAGCAACGGAAAAAATGATCAAACAAAGTTTCGAAATTCTTGCTTCGGAAGGGAACGTCAATACATTCGACTGGAAACAACGTTACAAACTTCACACGGAAATGATCAAATCAGGAAAAATTATTGATATTGCTGAAGTTATCCGAAATTTACACCGTAGACACATGGTGAAAGAATTGTCCTCAACCGAAAAAAAGCTTTTCAATGACGCTCTTGATATGCTGTCCGGTGAAGTAGCTGTCGTTCTCAGCAAGGATCCTGAAGATATCCGTCAAGAAATTGAAAATATTCTGGTTAAATATACTCCTTCATTGGAATAA
- the ybeY gene encoding rRNA maturation RNase YbeY encodes MINIAFESQSLNKPSSDFLTLLETYLENILIQFDKQYYECSIFFCNDDYILKLNKQYRNKNASTDVLSFAQHEGDIFPGQNLLLGDIVISTETAKRQAQAFGIDYEEELARLSIHGLLHLLGFDHERGPEDELIMFQLQDQLMDHFMLKYKIFQVHI; translated from the coding sequence ATGATTAACATTGCATTTGAATCTCAAAGTCTTAACAAACCTTCTTCAGATTTTCTGACACTATTAGAAACGTATTTAGAAAATATCCTTATACAATTTGATAAACAGTACTATGAATGTTCTATTTTTTTTTGCAATGACGACTATATATTAAAGCTTAATAAACAATACCGAAACAAAAATGCTTCTACAGATGTGTTATCTTTTGCCCAACATGAAGGAGACATATTTCCAGGACAAAATTTATTGTTAGGAGATATTGTTATTTCAACTGAAACAGCAAAACGACAAGCCCAAGCATTTGGGATAGATTATGAAGAAGAATTAGCACGATTAAGTATACATGGCTTGCTTCATCTCTTAGGATTCGATCATGAACGAGGTCCAGAAGACGAATTAATTATGTTTCAACTTCAAGACCAATTGATGGATCATTTCATGTTAAAATATAAAATTTTCCAAGTTCACATATAA
- a CDS encoding mechanosensitive ion channel family protein: protein MFSSLIRTLQMNFSNMFSDTNSVQNTNTMEVKQSAVSSTQELINMARSSSNSIVKTLGDILASEPYAGFLLIVMIALIITLMLRWTLYITGKKALSSKKFFWRRVWTSLSSPQFLWSGLILGVILGLDVLNLPEALTRVLRIILFSILLWLLYIVSRRILSIYSRAILIYHSSDNRIKFFRNKNVFIVFSRITRAAWTVIFITVLLGLWGVQLGPILAGLGIAGLVVGFALQDALSHVFGGISLMLDETYTEGDYVILENGNEGIIFQIGYRSTKLRTFNEEIIIIPNGILAKMVITNLSQPVKRMRVVIYYTTHASDASPETVKELLVQATNKVTGVLRYPEPYVFFLEPKGTTYRFRLNYFIPTAFTRLSSTDAVHMEVVKIFQENKIRFAAEESLIQLERRDFTNNS from the coding sequence ATGTTTTCATCACTCATCAGGACATTACAAATGAATTTCTCCAATATGTTTTCGGACACCAATTCCGTGCAAAATACCAATACTATGGAAGTAAAACAATCTGCCGTGAGTTCCACACAAGAATTAATTAATATGGCTCGTTCTTCATCAAACTCTATAGTTAAAACACTAGGTGATATTCTTGCTTCTGAACCATACGCTGGGTTTTTGCTGATTGTGATGATTGCATTAATTATCACTTTAATGCTACGCTGGACACTTTACATTACAGGCAAAAAAGCGTTATCTTCTAAAAAATTCTTTTGGCGGCGTGTATGGACATCTCTATCATCTCCGCAATTTCTATGGTCAGGGTTGATTTTAGGGGTTATTCTTGGACTGGACGTACTTAACTTGCCTGAAGCTCTCACCCGTGTATTAAGAATTATCTTATTTTCTATTCTGCTTTGGCTGCTTTACATTGTTTCACGGAGGATTTTGTCGATCTATTCTCGTGCTATTCTCATCTATCACTCATCCGATAACAGAATAAAGTTTTTCCGCAACAAAAACGTTTTTATTGTATTCTCACGAATAACCAGAGCCGCATGGACAGTAATTTTTATTACTGTATTATTAGGGCTATGGGGGGTTCAGTTAGGTCCTATACTGGCCGGTTTGGGGATTGCTGGGCTTGTTGTTGGTTTTGCCCTGCAAGACGCATTATCACATGTTTTTGGAGGCATCAGCCTGATGCTCGACGAAACCTATACCGAAGGCGATTATGTTATTCTCGAAAACGGTAATGAAGGGATTATCTTCCAAATAGGCTATAGAAGTACAAAATTACGGACATTTAATGAAGAAATTATCATCATTCCAAACGGGATTCTAGCAAAAATGGTTATTACGAACCTTTCCCAGCCAGTAAAACGAATGCGTGTTGTTATATACTATACGACTCATGCAAGCGATGCTTCTCCGGAGACCGTAAAAGAACTATTGGTACAAGCTACCAACAAAGTAACTGGCGTATTACGTTATCCAGAACCTTATGTATTTTTTCTGGAACCCAAGGGAACAACATATCGTTTTCGTTTGAACTATTTTATTCCGACAGCATTTACGCGATTATCTTCTACTGATGCAGTTCATATGGAAGTAGTTAAGATCTTTCAAGAGAATAAAATAAGATTTGCTGCAGAAGAGTCGTTAATTCAATTAGAAAGGAGGGATTTTACAAATAATTCATAA
- a CDS encoding lysophospholipid acyltransferase family protein, whose product MAKRQFSIFRNISMALEAGFILPFVYLLSLFPFEKLFGISKSIGFFLFKISPQKKQEILENLKVINPQKPWSNKELDWIGSVLMGYPLRIFVETIKLGRMGFQDRISYMRIVHPQVFAYGYRLQQEKIPVIFITLHAGNWEFYGQLMNDLGFRMASVVERQFNPFLDKHFQYLRRKIGIIPVYNEISQLKPIIQYLKSGDSVALVADQNHWFDPVFIDFFGHEAAAPKGIANLILRTQAQLMYGASFYCGQGKYLFESFVPGCFELSDNKEQNVIDIMTFVYRYFESVILKDLSNWYSLGFSRWNLTRESLAEWKKNPDSDPW is encoded by the coding sequence ATGGCAAAACGACAGTTTTCTATTTTTAGAAATATATCAATGGCATTAGAGGCAGGGTTTATCTTGCCTTTTGTCTATCTTTTGTCGTTGTTTCCGTTTGAGAAACTTTTTGGAATATCTAAAAGCATTGGTTTCTTTCTTTTCAAGATTTCTCCCCAAAAAAAGCAAGAAATTTTAGAAAATCTTAAAGTTATAAATCCCCAAAAACCTTGGTCTAATAAAGAATTAGATTGGATTGGATCTGTGCTTATGGGATATCCTTTAAGGATTTTTGTTGAAACAATAAAACTTGGGCGTATGGGGTTTCAAGATCGGATCAGCTATATGCGTATTGTGCATCCTCAAGTTTTTGCCTATGGATATAGGCTGCAGCAGGAAAAAATTCCTGTTATTTTTATTACTTTGCATGCTGGGAATTGGGAATTCTATGGACAGTTAATGAATGATTTAGGTTTTCGTATGGCTTCTGTGGTTGAAAGGCAGTTTAATCCTTTTCTTGATAAGCATTTTCAGTATCTCAGGAGAAAAATAGGAATTATTCCTGTTTATAATGAGATTTCTCAGTTGAAGCCGATTATACAATATTTGAAATCAGGAGATTCTGTCGCTTTAGTCGCTGATCAAAATCATTGGTTTGATCCTGTTTTTATTGATTTTTTTGGTCATGAAGCTGCAGCTCCTAAAGGAATAGCTAATTTAATATTGCGTACTCAAGCACAATTGATGTATGGTGCCTCATTTTATTGCGGTCAGGGAAAGTATCTTTTTGAGTCTTTTGTACCGGGATGTTTTGAGTTGTCGGATAATAAGGAGCAAAATGTCATAGATATTATGACATTTGTCTATCGTTATTTTGAGAGTGTTATTTTAAAAGATCTTTCTAATTGGTATAGTTTAGGTTTTAGCCGTTGGAATTTGACACGGGAGTCTCTTGCTGAATGGAAAAAAAACCCTGATTCCGATCCATGGTAA